Sequence from the Catenuloplanes indicus genome:
GGTGGTCGCGGCCGGCGAGGCGCTGCTGGCCCCGTCCGTCACCCGCCGGCTGATCGCGGAGTTCACCGCGCGCCCGGCACCGCGGGAACGACCGCGCCCGACCGCGCTGAACGCGCTCACCGCCCGGGAGACCGAGGTGCTGCGGCTGATCGCGCGCGGCCGCTCGAACACCGAGATCGCCGCCGACCTGGTGGTCGCGGAGCAGACCGTGAAGACCCACGTCGGCCGGATCCTCGGCAAGCTCGGCCTGCGCGACCGGGCCCAGGCGGTCGTGCTGGCCTACGAGACCGGGCTGATCTCACCCGGCGAGTAGTGATACCCCGGTGGTGATGAACGGATCACGGTTCGGTCACGTACCTCCGGAAAGCCAGTCGAAAGGCGGCTCTGGAGAGGGACGAGACACCGGCGGCCGGTGCCGCACCGTGTCCTCTCCACCGACGAGAGGACCGCCATGACCGGACGCATGCTGATCACCGCCCTGGTCGCCGTGGTGCTGTGGGCGTACCTGCCGATGCTGCCCGTACACCACCCGGCCCGGGTCCGGCCGCGGCTGGCCGCCACCATCTCCGGCGCCCTGGCCGGCTGCGGCACGCCGCACGAGTGCGCGCTGCGGATCGACCAACTGTACGCGCTCAGCACCGCGTCGATGCGCGCGGCCGGGCCGCCGTACGCGTCGTGGGCCGGCCGCACGTTCCTCGGCTTCGACCCGCGCGGCGACGGGCAGGCCGTCGAGGTGGTCGGCGACCTGGCCACGGCCGAACGGATCACGATCGTCGTCCCCGGCGTCGCGACCACGCTGGACACGTTCACCCGCGGTCTCGGCGACGTCGCGCGGCGCGCGCCCGCGGTTCAGGCCAGGGCGATCCACGAGGCCGCGCTGGCGCACGACCCGCACGCCCGGGTCGCGGTCATCGCCTGGCTCGGCTACGACCCGCCGGACGGCGTCGGTGTCTCCGCCGCGCGCGAGGAGGTCGCCCGCTCCGGCGCCCGCGCCCTCGGCGAGCTGTTGTCCGCGCTCCGCCCCGGCGTACCCGTCACGCTGGTCGGTCACAGCTACGGCGCGATCGTGGCCGGGCTGGCCGTCCGCGTCGGCGCGCCCGCGGTCACCGACCTGGTCGCGCTCGGCGCGCCCGGCATCGGCGCCGCGAAGGCCGCCGACTTGCCGGGGGTACGGGTCTGGGCCGCCCGCGCCGACGCCGACTGGATCGCGCGCGTGCCGGCCGGACGCCTGCTCGGCTTCGGTCTCGGCACGCCGCCGTCCGCACCGTCGTTCGGCGCGCTGCCGCTGCCGACCGCACCGTCCACCGTGCACGACGCGTACCTGACCGACGGCTCCCCCACGCTCCCGGCCGTGGCCGCGCTCGCGCTGCCCACCGTGGCCGCGCACTGACTTGTCACGATCGGGTTGCGGTGACCGTTGTCCATGATCGGACAACGGTCACGCTCGGTGTTGCCCACCTTTCCTGCCGTGCAGCGGAGATCGACAGGTTTGGTGCCCGTCGATCGCGGGAACTCTCCGCCCTGATCAGGTGTTATGCACGTCGGCTGCCGTCCGCTCGGTCCACGCCGTCCACTCGCGACACGATGCTCGTGTTCACCGGATGGTCAAACACGGTCGTGCGTCACGGGTGTAGGGTGGCCCTCGGTTCGGTCCGGAACGACTGCGGGAGGTGATTGCTATGCGAGATAGCGATCCCCCCAGTCATAGCCGGGCCACCCGTCAGTTCCGCTGACGCCGCTCCCGGCGTCTCCGTTCAGCGACTGACCCGGTGACCGCTTCCTGCCTCCACTCCCGCCCCCGCTTTCCCGGGGCCGGGCCTTTCGCCCGTGCGCGTGTCGCGCCGCCGCGGGCGCCGGGAGCGTGTGCGCGTTGATCTCCCCCTGCCGCCGCGGCCCGCCGCGTCGACAGGGCTCGTCACCGGAGACATCACCATGAGCCGTTACGTAGCCCCGCTCGGCCTGATGCTGGCCACCGCCTGGGTGGTCACCCTGTTCGTCCTGGCCAGCGGCACCCCCAGCTGACCGCCCGCCGGAGTCCCGGACCGGTGCACGGTGCCGCGCACCGCTGGCGTTGCCGGAGCACCGGCGGCACCGCACCAGCCCTGGGTTCCCCGAAGGCCGGCTCTATGGCAGGCGGGAGGACCAGAGCAGGCTGCAGACCGCCGCGACCAGGCCGAGCAGGAGCGCGAACCCGGCGTACCACTGGGTCACCTCGCGCGGCTCTATCCGGTAGCCGATCGAGCTGCCCATGTCCTCGTAGACCTGCTTCAGCTCGCTGACCGACGCCGCCTCGTAGAAGAAACCCTTGGTCGCCTCCGCCAGCTGGGCCAGCGAGTACCGGTCGACCGGGACCGGCTGGAGCTCACCGGCGATGTCGACGATGCCGCTGTCCGTGCCGAACGCGATCGTCGACACCGGGACGTTCGCGGCCACGGCGGCGGCACCGGCCTCCTCGATCGACCGGCCGGACGTGCGGTAGCCGTCCGAGAGCAGCACGATCCGGGCCGGCGGGGCCCCCTCGGCGCCGTCGGCCGGGACGGAACGGATCGCGTCGAGCGAGGTGAAGACCGCCTCGCCGGTGGCGGTGGCCTCGGCCAGCGTGAGGCCGTCGATGGCGGCGCGCACGGCGGACCGGTCCTTGGTCGGCGCGACCAGCACGTTCGCCGACTTCGCGAAGGAGACCAGGCCGACATTGAACGTCTCCGGCAGCTCACCGACGAACTGCTTGGCCGCGACCTGCGCCGCCTCCAGCCGGTTCGGTGCCACGTCGTCCGCCTGCATGGACAGCGACACGTCCATGGCCAGGATGATGGTGGCGCGTTCCAGCGGCTCCTCGCGGTCGACGGACGGCCGGCCCATGCCGAGCGCCAGCGTCAGCAGCGCCAGCAGGAACGCGGTCGGGCCGATGTGCTTGCGCCAGCCGAGGCCCTTGGGGGCGAGTGTGCGCAGCAGCTCCACGTTGCTGAAGCGGACCGCGACCGTGCTCTTGCGCAGCTGCCGCCAGACGTAGGCGCCCGCGGTGGCGAGCACCGGTAGCACCAGGAGCAGCCAGAACGGTTCCAGAAAGCGAATCATCGGGTCGTCCCTCGGGTCCGGGCGTGCCGCTGGGCGGCCACGAAGCGAACCATGTCGAGCAGCCAGTCGGAATCGGTGCGCAGGCGCAGGTGGGCCGCGCCGGCACCGCGCAGCGCGGACGCGATGGCCGCACGTTGCGCGGCGGCCCCCTCAGCGTACCGCCGGCGCAGTTTCGGGTCGGAGGTCTGCACCTCGTGCACGGCGCCGGTCTCCGGGTCGACGACCGCGAGCACGCCGACGTCCGGTAGCTCCAGCTCGCGCGGGTCGACGATCTCGATGGCCAGGACGTCGTGCCGGACCGCGAGCTTCTTCACCGGCCGGGTCCAGCCCGCCGGGTCGGACATGAAGTCGGAGATCACCACGGCGACGCCGCGCCGGCGGGGTGGCTTGTTGAGCAGGTCGACGAGCTCGCCCAGGTCAGAGCGGCCGGGCGTGCTGGGCAGCGCGGCGACGTGCCGGAGCAGGCC
This genomic interval carries:
- a CDS encoding DUF58 domain-containing protein; amino-acid sequence: MIRGLAPAESTRSEAVLSRLQLLVTRKLDGLLQGDYAGLLPGPGTEAGESREYSPGDDVRRMDWPVTARTTVPHVRRTVADRELETWIALDLSASLDFGTARWLKRDLAVAAVAAIGHLTVRGGNRLGAVIGTGGSTQRRPARPGRKEAQGLLRHVAALPSTPGRSDLGELVDLLNKPPRRRGVAVVISDFMSDPAGWTRPVKKLAVRHDVLAIEIVDPRELELPDVGVLAVVDPETGAVHEVQTSDPKLRRRYAEGAAAQRAAIASALRGAGAAHLRLRTDSDWLLDMVRFVAAQRHARTRGTTR
- a CDS encoding alpha/beta hydrolase; the encoded protein is MTGRMLITALVAVVLWAYLPMLPVHHPARVRPRLAATISGALAGCGTPHECALRIDQLYALSTASMRAAGPPYASWAGRTFLGFDPRGDGQAVEVVGDLATAERITIVVPGVATTLDTFTRGLGDVARRAPAVQARAIHEAALAHDPHARVAVIAWLGYDPPDGVGVSAAREEVARSGARALGELLSALRPGVPVTLVGHSYGAIVAGLAVRVGAPAVTDLVALGAPGIGAAKAADLPGVRVWAARADADWIARVPAGRLLGFGLGTPPSAPSFGALPLPTAPSTVHDAYLTDGSPTLPAVAALALPTVAAH
- a CDS encoding VWA domain-containing protein; protein product: MIRFLEPFWLLLVLPVLATAGAYVWRQLRKSTVAVRFSNVELLRTLAPKGLGWRKHIGPTAFLLALLTLALGMGRPSVDREEPLERATIILAMDVSLSMQADDVAPNRLEAAQVAAKQFVGELPETFNVGLVSFAKSANVLVAPTKDRSAVRAAIDGLTLAEATATGEAVFTSLDAIRSVPADGAEGAPPARIVLLSDGYRTSGRSIEEAGAAAVAANVPVSTIAFGTDSGIVDIAGELQPVPVDRYSLAQLAEATKGFFYEAASVSELKQVYEDMGSSIGYRIEPREVTQWYAGFALLLGLVAAVCSLLWSSRLP